A portion of the Lampris incognitus isolate fLamInc1 chromosome 9, fLamInc1.hap2, whole genome shotgun sequence genome contains these proteins:
- the si:dkey-92i15.4 gene encoding uncharacterized protein si:dkey-92i15.4, with translation MDSSLHPTAQSEHKKGTRPRFTIRPANSPAYNLSLTRGRSSLGRPAPPQEARDTGQTRGIMERVCREKEQGPNKDDNTTTGNPPGARDCRSFAALREEKKASDPNMSHWSNQNSTGGEAMVMVCSDGGGGSFNPAPVVMRGRTEWRSRQNLPGRSKSLDWREGAPGPERDTGVDLQGLSTNQEMVAHKRADSLERREKCKGSESSVMSKVKAFNSAGTTNKSPGYQLSAGHTETGLRYMGPALERSAKGLSLPSRLQSQCGLSSASGLRETASSCGSKAGRNIWERIEKLYGHTGPGQTEDSGRARHHVTPFGTVQDLSVGEGQTMADTHHRKSANQSSSSQPPAGQWRRVSYRGELGGTFPRHFSKVEKNSLIPQQNNKTDACASSDRPENSLAHPASSVSSASPVPALTRDRAAAGGQRCGGALELGARSLDGSRGKHTTVAEIGSARMVGAIGGVHTQPHTVSEEGSQESFKDLARPKETGMSGSKDRDRENDVEGIKRVNGIRRRTRERNEDSGAKVEGDKGLEKGRLTNDWLKGVQTKGENGIKSSGLIKDVLESGTQKISSNTREQKTISEKMVIPSVDSVRNKINRFEALTQKVQGSTMCKFTMSRRAFSVPDQLSGIGEGVKKSRSERAIGGTKGSCLGLKEGGSAGDRTGEEVKESNVVKRNGSEKTMLGTRRNINGGEEVDKLNSRSALVGEVGVRNGNDKRRDPGLAVNEAKNEVDSGNDHADDFGKYCRLKDELEIPLNGGSKQQRLRSFYIDETDFCKAPSPEKPSKRDITSGDSPSSPPCNAGENSDGLLCAPGVQNTLASRLPSPVSDDDKTPTNTPDSSPFLSRHPLMENDAAVADGPRESSPVFSDTAPPPGRDPPHLLLGPLSTSSLMDITAPDGITPCPEGEKQDKDLNTWVTSLKIEGSMDDDGDGDDDDEGTEKDEDSNYDSDSAESSVTITSHMSQTDHRSFCVSLAELCNFGGLDYESENNGDEWSSGRRSASLSSDMSVLSCVSILPSEELDRLLEDVRGLGDNTLQNYDDVQVVVLHKDVGIGLGFSVAGGVDQNKPVTVRTRFSFATEQVRKPDGLCPYSPLFSLLLLQVHRVFPSGVAAQEGSIREGDHVLSINGTAMCSSAHWEALRTLRKAKTLAMAVVVLRRVGVCSLSKGRTESDDQGTTQSLSTNTGHHVCVRLEKQSRDLGFSLEGGVGSSLGDRPLSIQKIFQGGPVGSVCPGDELLEIQGVSMMGMRRLEAWTLIRRLPPGPVDVVLHRPLKPPQT, from the exons ATGGACTCGTCCCTGCACCCTACAGCGCAGAGTGAGCACAAGAAGGGTACGAGACCTCGCTTCACCATCCGCCCGGCTAACTCTCCTGCCTACAATTTATCTCTGACACGGGGCAGATCAAGTCTTGGGAGACCTGCGCCTCCGCAGGAGGCGAGAGATACGGGTCAAACCAGGGGCATTATGGAGAGAGTGTGCAGGGAAAAGGAGCAGGGCCCAAACAAAGATGACAACACGACCACCGGAAACCCGCCCGGGGCCAGAGATTGCCGTAGTTTCGCCGCTCTGCGTGAGGAGAAGAAAGCGTCAGACCCCAACATGTCTCACTGGTCAAACCAGAACAGCACAGGAGGTGAAGCAATGGTGATGGTGTGCAGCGATGGTGGAGGTGGGAGCTTTAACCCGGCACCTGTGGTAATGCGGGGCAGGACCGAATGGAGGAGTAGGCAAAACCTGCCCGGTAGGAGTAAAAGTTTGGACTGGAGAGAAGGAGCTCCTGGTCCTGAGCGGGACACCGGGGTGGATTTGCAGGGGCTCTCGACAAACCAGGAAATGGTCGCACATAAGCGGGCAGATAGtctggagaggagagagaaatgtAAGGGATCTGAGAGCAGCGTAATGTCCAAGGTGAAGGCCTTTAACTCTGCAGGTACGACTAACAAGAGCCCAGGGTATCAACTCTCAGCTGGACATACAGAAACGGGGCTGAGGTATATGGGTCCGGCTTTGGAGAGATCTGCCAAgggtctctctcttccctccaggCTGCAGTCTCAGTGTGGACTCAGCTCGGCTTCCGGGTTAAGGGAGACAGCTTCTTCATGTGGGTCCAAGGCAGGTCGGAATATCTGGGAGCGGATAGAGAAACTCTATGGGCACACCGGGCCGGGTCAAACTGAGGATTCCGGCAGAGCTCGGCACCACGTCACCCCCTTTGGGACAGTCCAGGATCTGTCTGTGGGGGAAGGACAAACCATGGCGGACACCCATCACAGAAAATCAGCCAACCAATCCTCTTCCTCCCAACCGCCAGCTGGCCAGTGGAGGAGGGTGTCTTAcaggggggaattggggggaacctTCCCCAGACATTTCTCCAAGGTGGAGAAAAACAGCCTGATTCCCCAGCAAAACAATAAAACTGATGCCTGTGCATCTTCTGATAGGCCCGAAAACAGCCTAGCGCACCCGGCTAGTTCTGTCAGCTCGGCGTCTCCAGTGCCAGCTCTAACCAGGGACAGAGCAGCTGCAGGAGGGCAGCGGTGTGGAGGAGCGCTGGAACTAGGTGCCAGGTCTCTGGATGGATCCAGGGGTAAGCACACTACAGTGGCTGAGATCGGATCTGCAAGGATGGTGGGGGCCATTGGTGGCGTGCACACACAACCTCATACTGTCTCGGAGGAAGGAAGTCAAGAATCTTTCAAAGATCTAGCCAGACCCAAAGAGACGGGAATGAGTGGCAGCAAGGATAGGGATAGGGAAAACGACGTGGAGGGAATAAAGCGGGTTAATGGAATCAGACGGAGGACAAGGGAGAGAAATGAAGATTCTGGGGCAAAAGTGGAAGGGGATAAAGGCTTAGAAAAGGGGAGATTGACTAATGATTGGCTAAAAGGAGTGCAAACAAAGGGGGAAAATGGGATAAAGAGCAGCGGTCTCATCAAAGATGTTCTCGAGTCTGGCACACAAAAGATAAGTTCAAATACTAGAGAGCAGAAGACCATTTCAGAGAAGATGGTTATTCCCTCCGTGGACAGTGTTAGGAATAAGATCAACCGGTTTGAGGCTCTGACCCAGAAGGTCCAAGGCTCAACAATGTGCAAGTTTACAATGTCAAGGAGGGCTTTCTCTGTGCCAGATCAGCTCAGCGGGATTGGCGAAGGGGTGAAGAAGAGCAGGTCAGAAAGAGCAATAGGAGGAACGAAGGGGAGCTGTCTAGGGTTGAAAGAGGGAGGCAGTGCAGGTGATAGAACAGGGGAGGAAGTAAAAGAGTCTAACGTTGTCAAGAGGAACGGGTCAGAAAAAACCATGTTAGGGACCAGAAGGAACATAAATGGGGGGGAAGAAGTGGACAAGTTGAACTCGAGGTCTGCACTGGTGGGCGAGGTAGGGGTAAGAAACGGAAACGACAAGAGAAGAGACCCTGGTTTGGCAGTGAACGAAGCAAAAAATGAAGTCGATAGCGGTAACGACCACGCAGACGACTTTGGTAAATACTGCAGACTCAAGGATGAACTAGAAATCCCTCTAAACGGAGGATCTAAACAACAGAGGCTCAGGAGCTTTTACATAGATGAGACTGATTTCTGCAAAGCCCCAAGCCCTGAAAAGCCGAGTAAAAGAGATATTACGAGCGGCGACTCTCCATCCTCACCGCCGTGCAACGCCGGTGAAAACTCAGACGGTCTGTTGTGTGCTCCCGGTGTTCAGAACACACTGGCCTCTAGACTTCCTTCACCTGTCAGTGATGATGACAAGACGCCGACGAACACCCCAGACAGTTCACCCTTTCTCTCACGCCACCCGCTGATGGAAAACGACGCTGCGGTCGCTGATGGACCGAGAGAAAGCTCTCCAGTATTCAGCGACACAGCGCCACCTCCGGGGAGAGACCCCCCACACCTCCTCCTTGGCCCACTCTCAACTTCCTCCCTCATGGATATCACTGCTCCAGATGGCATCACCCCTTGCCCAGAAGGGGAGAAACAAGACAAGGACCTGAACACTTGGGTCACCAGCTTGAAGATCGAGGGTTCTatggatgatgatggtgatggtgatgatgatgatgaaggcacAGAGAAAGATGAAGATTCGAACTATGACTCTGACTCTGCAGAGTCCTCTGTGACCATCACCAGCCACATGAGCCAAACGGATCACAGGAGCTTCTGTGTCAG TCTGGCGGAGCTGTGTAACTTCGGCGGACTGGACTACGAGTCGGAGAACAACGGTGATGAGTGGTCATCGGGGCGGCGGTCGGCCTCCTTGAGCTCCGACATGTCCGTCCTGTCCTGCGTGTCCATCCTGCCTAGCGAGGAGCTGGACCGGCTGCTGGAGGACGTCCGAGGCCTGGGGGACAACACTCTGCAG aactATGACGACGTGCAGGTAGTAGTACTCCATAAAGATGTGGGCATAGGACTGGGCTTCAGCGTGGCTGGAGGCGTGGACCAGAACAAGCCAGTCACTGTGAGAACTCGCTTCTCATTCGCCACCGAACAAGTACGAAAGCCCGATGGTCTGTGCCCGtactccccccttttctctcttcttctcctccaggTCCACAGGGTGTTCCCGTCAGGAGTGGCAGCCCAGGAGGGCTCCATAAGGGAAGGGGACCATGTCCTGTCAATCAACGGCACAGCAATGTGCAGCTCCGCCCACTGGGAGGCCTTGAGGACCTTGAGGAAGGCAAAGACCCTGGCGATGGCGGTGGTGGTCCTGAGGAGGGTGGGGGTTTGTAGCCTCAGTAAGGGGAGAACGGAGTCGGACGACCAGGGAACGACACAGAGTCTGTCCACGAACACAG
- the c9h1orf43 gene encoding protein C1orf43 homolog isoform X3, with translation MRSLSHVNVVLVMAYGSLVFVLLFIFVKRQIVRFAMKSRRGPHVPLGHNAPKDLRQEIDSKLNKVQKIHFEPRLLSPEDDRLNCRGRSGCYDYLYRMRALDAIRDTDLPFRELGGTPTAITGKRFRTWLLELRNSNALIHSNQSSLIDTVLEGYNNARHGAEVFGEAEFLKYQEALTELASVVKTHTSSTTLSQHHQSAAKDLTGGPEPSPSPSSPTQTTLLTAGAQQRSKRAKHFLELKSFKDNYNTLESSF, from the exons ATGCGGTCTCTCTCGCACGTTAACGTGGTGCTGGTGATGGCCTACGGAAGTCTG gtgTTCGTCTTGCTGTTCATCTTCGTCAAAAGACAAATCGTGCGGTTTGCCATGAAGTCTCGGAGAGGGCCGCACGTTCCCCTTGGCCACAACGCCCCCAAG GACTTGAGACAGGAAATTGATTCCAAGCTGAACAAGGTTCAGAAAATCCACTTTGAGCCACGCCTGCTGTCCCCAGAAGATGACCGGCTGAACTGCAGGGGGCGGAGTG GTTGCTATGACTACCTCTATAGGATGAGAGCACTAGACGCCATTAGAGACACAG ATTTGCCATTTCGCGAACTGGGAGGGACGCCCACTGCTATCACTGGGAAGAGATTCAGGACCTGGCTTTTAGAGCTACGAAACTCCAACGCTCTCATCCACAGTAACCAAAGCTCCCTCATCGACACGGTGCTGGAGGGTTATAATAACGCGCGCCACGGGGCAGAG GTGTTTGGCGAAGCAGAGTTTTTGAAATACCAGGAGGCTCTAACTGAACTAGCCTCTGT TGTGAAGACTCACACCAGCAGCACCACGCTGAGCCAGCATCACCAGTCCGCAGCCAAAGACTTGACTGGCGGCCCGGAGCCTtcgccctccccctcctcccccacccaAACCACGCTGCTTACAGCCGGAGCGCAGCAGCGCAGCAAGCGGGCGAAGCACTTCCTGGAGCTCAAGAGCTTCAAGGACAACTACAACACACTGGAGAGCTCGTTTTGA
- the c9h1orf43 gene encoding protein C1orf43 homolog isoform X1 has product MRSLSHVNVVLVMAYGSLVFVLLFIFVKRQIVRFAMKSRRGPHVPLGHNAPKDLRQEIDSKLNKVQKIHFEPRLLSPEDDRLNCRGRSGCYDYLYRMRALDAIRDTDLPFRELGGTPTAITGKRFRTWLLELRNSNALIHSNQSSLIDTVLEGYNNARHGAECEDSHQQHHAEPASPVRSQRLDWRPGAFALPLLPHPNHAAYSRSAAAQQAGEALPGAQELQGQLQHTGELVLSQLQLPANRKAERVVSASTATSAYGWGEGAILLDSSRRK; this is encoded by the exons ATGCGGTCTCTCTCGCACGTTAACGTGGTGCTGGTGATGGCCTACGGAAGTCTG gtgTTCGTCTTGCTGTTCATCTTCGTCAAAAGACAAATCGTGCGGTTTGCCATGAAGTCTCGGAGAGGGCCGCACGTTCCCCTTGGCCACAACGCCCCCAAG GACTTGAGACAGGAAATTGATTCCAAGCTGAACAAGGTTCAGAAAATCCACTTTGAGCCACGCCTGCTGTCCCCAGAAGATGACCGGCTGAACTGCAGGGGGCGGAGTG GTTGCTATGACTACCTCTATAGGATGAGAGCACTAGACGCCATTAGAGACACAG ATTTGCCATTTCGCGAACTGGGAGGGACGCCCACTGCTATCACTGGGAAGAGATTCAGGACCTGGCTTTTAGAGCTACGAAACTCCAACGCTCTCATCCACAGTAACCAAAGCTCCCTCATCGACACGGTGCTGGAGGGTTATAATAACGCGCGCCACGGGGCAGAG TGTGAAGACTCACACCAGCAGCACCACGCTGAGCCAGCATCACCAGTCCGCAGCCAAAGACTTGACTGGCGGCCCGGAGCCTtcgccctccccctcctcccccacccaAACCACGCTGCTTACAGCCGGAGCGCAGCAGCGCAGCAAGCGGGCGAAGCACTTCCTGGAGCTCAAGAGCTTCAAGGACAACTACAACACACTGGAGAGCTCGTTTTGAGCCAACTGCAACTCCCAGCCAATAGGAAGGCCGAACGGGTTGTTAGCGCTTCCACAGCTACAAGTGCCTATGGCTGGGGAGAGGGTGCAATACTGCTGGATAGTAGTAGAAGGAAATAA
- the c9h1orf43 gene encoding protein C1orf43 homolog isoform X2 has translation MKSRRGPHVPLGHNAPKDLRQEIDSKLNKVQKIHFEPRLLSPEDDRLNCRGRSGCYDYLYRMRALDAIRDTDLPFRELGGTPTAITGKRFRTWLLELRNSNALIHSNQSSLIDTVLEGYNNARHGAEVFGEAEFLKYQEALTELASCEDSHQQHHAEPASPVRSQRLDWRPGAFALPLLPHPNHAAYSRSAAAQQAGEALPGAQELQGQLQHTGELVLSQLQLPANRKAERVVSASTATSAYGWGEGAILLDSSRRK, from the exons ATGAAGTCTCGGAGAGGGCCGCACGTTCCCCTTGGCCACAACGCCCCCAAG GACTTGAGACAGGAAATTGATTCCAAGCTGAACAAGGTTCAGAAAATCCACTTTGAGCCACGCCTGCTGTCCCCAGAAGATGACCGGCTGAACTGCAGGGGGCGGAGTG GTTGCTATGACTACCTCTATAGGATGAGAGCACTAGACGCCATTAGAGACACAG ATTTGCCATTTCGCGAACTGGGAGGGACGCCCACTGCTATCACTGGGAAGAGATTCAGGACCTGGCTTTTAGAGCTACGAAACTCCAACGCTCTCATCCACAGTAACCAAAGCTCCCTCATCGACACGGTGCTGGAGGGTTATAATAACGCGCGCCACGGGGCAGAG GTGTTTGGCGAAGCAGAGTTTTTGAAATACCAGGAGGCTCTAACTGAACTAGCCTCT TGTGAAGACTCACACCAGCAGCACCACGCTGAGCCAGCATCACCAGTCCGCAGCCAAAGACTTGACTGGCGGCCCGGAGCCTtcgccctccccctcctcccccacccaAACCACGCTGCTTACAGCCGGAGCGCAGCAGCGCAGCAAGCGGGCGAAGCACTTCCTGGAGCTCAAGAGCTTCAAGGACAACTACAACACACTGGAGAGCTCGTTTTGAGCCAACTGCAACTCCCAGCCAATAGGAAGGCCGAACGGGTTGTTAGCGCTTCCACAGCTACAAGTGCCTATGGCTGGGGAGAGGGTGCAATACTGCTGGATAGTAGTAGAAGGAAATAA
- the tuft1a gene encoding tuftelin 1a isoform X1: MNGVTRSLCTVEDVRFDDRAAEGCRRVRLTLLDQNQAASGGGGQPRGKPVGRAYAVVQPASESLIPEPVKPQEEKVEVFKVYLEANRQEQRRQQQNLRMLSDEVSQIQEVRYCLKTLREQMAAKSKVNGQRASATSKNHASSTSEGGAKADQQEAEEEAERAKLREVSKRLYAQLQEAEKNHQEERDRLQAEGTELRRRLSDQGEKLKNAEEVSERKDRRVEELQRLLGGMEQESASLREAIRDREDELRELRKIREEGQEEEQRAERLEKEVAVLKEKIHHLDDMLKSQQRKVRHMIEQLQNSRMVIQERDRVIRELEEKVAFLEAENREMHDQMDYFLGGQRSTSYLSSERNPQIVYSKPIKPSTSSNKPLPFIKVIEIKS; the protein is encoded by the exons GAGGGCTGCAGGCGGGTGCGTCTCACTTTGCTCGACCAGAACCAGGCGGCGAGCGGCGGCGGCGGGCAGCCCAGGGGCAAG CCAGTCGGACGTGCCTACGCTGTGGTCCAGCCGGCGAGCGAGAGCCTGATCCCTGAACCAGTCAAACCCCAGGAGGAGAAGGTCGAGGTCTTTAAG GTGTATCTGGAGGCCAACAGACAGGAGCAGCGCAGACAGCAGCAGAACCTGAGGATGCTCTCGGACGAGGTTTCCCAAATCCAGGAG GTGAGGTACTGCCTGAAGACCCTGAGGGAGCAGATGGCAGCCAAGAGTAAG GTCAACGGGCAGAGGGCCAGCGCCACCTCCAAAAACCATGCCTCCTCCACGTCTGAGGGCGGAGCCAAAGCTGACCAACAG GAAGCCGAGGAGGAGGCCGAGCGAGCCAAACTCAGGGAGGTCAGTAAGCGCCTGTACGCGCAGCTCCAGGAAGCCGAGAAGAATCACCAGGAGGAAAGAGACAGGCTTCAG gctGAAGGCACCGAGTTGAGGCGGCGTCTGAGCGACCAGGGGGAGAAGCTGAAGAACGCCGAGGAGGTCAGCGAGAGGAAGGACAGGCGCGTCGAGGAGCTCCAGAGGCTGCTGGGGGGGATGGAGCAGGAGAGCGCCTCCCTGCGGGAGGCGATCCGCGACCGTGAGGACGAGCTCCGGGAGCTGCGCAAGATCCGAGAGGAGGGCCAGGAGGAAGAGCAAAG GGCAGAGCGGCTGGAGAAGGAGGTGGCAGTTCTGAAAGAAAAGATCCACCATCTGGACGACATGCTCAAGAGCCAGCAGAGGAAAGTCCGACACATGATTGAACAG CTCCAGAACTCTCGTATGGTGATCCAGGAGAGGGACCGTGTGATCAGAGAGCTGGAGGAGAAAGTGGCTTTCCTTGAGGCTGAG AACCGGGAGATGCATGACCAGATGGACTACTTCCTGGGAGGGCAAAGGTCAACCTCGTACCTTTCGTCTGAGCGTAACCCTCAGATTGTCTACAG TAAGCCGATCAAGCCGTCCACCTCCTCTAACAAACCGCTCCCGTTCATCAAAGTCATCGAGATCAAGTCGtga
- the tuft1a gene encoding tuftelin 1a isoform X2 — MNGVTRSLCTVEDVRFDDRAAEGCRRVRLTLLDQNQAASGGGGQPRGKPVGRAYAVVQPASESLIPEPVKPQEEKVEVFKVYLEANRQEQRRQQQNLRMLSDEVSQIQEEAEEEAERAKLREVSKRLYAQLQEAEKNHQEERDRLQAEGTELRRRLSDQGEKLKNAEEVSERKDRRVEELQRLLGGMEQESASLREAIRDREDELRELRKIREEGQEEEQRAERLEKEVAVLKEKIHHLDDMLKSQQRKVRHMIEQLQNSRMVIQERDRVIRELEEKVAFLEAENREMHDQMDYFLGGQRSTSYLSSERNPQIVYSKPIKPSTSSNKPLPFIKVIEIKS, encoded by the exons GAGGGCTGCAGGCGGGTGCGTCTCACTTTGCTCGACCAGAACCAGGCGGCGAGCGGCGGCGGCGGGCAGCCCAGGGGCAAG CCAGTCGGACGTGCCTACGCTGTGGTCCAGCCGGCGAGCGAGAGCCTGATCCCTGAACCAGTCAAACCCCAGGAGGAGAAGGTCGAGGTCTTTAAG GTGTATCTGGAGGCCAACAGACAGGAGCAGCGCAGACAGCAGCAGAACCTGAGGATGCTCTCGGACGAGGTTTCCCAAATCCAGGAG GAAGCCGAGGAGGAGGCCGAGCGAGCCAAACTCAGGGAGGTCAGTAAGCGCCTGTACGCGCAGCTCCAGGAAGCCGAGAAGAATCACCAGGAGGAAAGAGACAGGCTTCAG gctGAAGGCACCGAGTTGAGGCGGCGTCTGAGCGACCAGGGGGAGAAGCTGAAGAACGCCGAGGAGGTCAGCGAGAGGAAGGACAGGCGCGTCGAGGAGCTCCAGAGGCTGCTGGGGGGGATGGAGCAGGAGAGCGCCTCCCTGCGGGAGGCGATCCGCGACCGTGAGGACGAGCTCCGGGAGCTGCGCAAGATCCGAGAGGAGGGCCAGGAGGAAGAGCAAAG GGCAGAGCGGCTGGAGAAGGAGGTGGCAGTTCTGAAAGAAAAGATCCACCATCTGGACGACATGCTCAAGAGCCAGCAGAGGAAAGTCCGACACATGATTGAACAG CTCCAGAACTCTCGTATGGTGATCCAGGAGAGGGACCGTGTGATCAGAGAGCTGGAGGAGAAAGTGGCTTTCCTTGAGGCTGAG AACCGGGAGATGCATGACCAGATGGACTACTTCCTGGGAGGGCAAAGGTCAACCTCGTACCTTTCGTCTGAGCGTAACCCTCAGATTGTCTACAG TAAGCCGATCAAGCCGTCCACCTCCTCTAACAAACCGCTCCCGTTCATCAAAGTCATCGAGATCAAGTCGtga
- the tuft1a gene encoding tuftelin 1a isoform X3, producing MNGVTRSLCTVEDVRFDDRAAEGCRRVRLTLLDQNQAASGGGGQPRGKPVGRAYAVVQPASESLIPEPVKPQEEKVEVFKEAEEEAERAKLREVSKRLYAQLQEAEKNHQEERDRLQAEGTELRRRLSDQGEKLKNAEEVSERKDRRVEELQRLLGGMEQESASLREAIRDREDELRELRKIREEGQEEEQRAERLEKEVAVLKEKIHHLDDMLKSQQRKVRHMIEQLQNSRMVIQERDRVIRELEEKVAFLEAENREMHDQMDYFLGGQRSTSYLSSERNPQIVYSKPIKPSTSSNKPLPFIKVIEIKS from the exons GAGGGCTGCAGGCGGGTGCGTCTCACTTTGCTCGACCAGAACCAGGCGGCGAGCGGCGGCGGCGGGCAGCCCAGGGGCAAG CCAGTCGGACGTGCCTACGCTGTGGTCCAGCCGGCGAGCGAGAGCCTGATCCCTGAACCAGTCAAACCCCAGGAGGAGAAGGTCGAGGTCTTTAAG GAAGCCGAGGAGGAGGCCGAGCGAGCCAAACTCAGGGAGGTCAGTAAGCGCCTGTACGCGCAGCTCCAGGAAGCCGAGAAGAATCACCAGGAGGAAAGAGACAGGCTTCAG gctGAAGGCACCGAGTTGAGGCGGCGTCTGAGCGACCAGGGGGAGAAGCTGAAGAACGCCGAGGAGGTCAGCGAGAGGAAGGACAGGCGCGTCGAGGAGCTCCAGAGGCTGCTGGGGGGGATGGAGCAGGAGAGCGCCTCCCTGCGGGAGGCGATCCGCGACCGTGAGGACGAGCTCCGGGAGCTGCGCAAGATCCGAGAGGAGGGCCAGGAGGAAGAGCAAAG GGCAGAGCGGCTGGAGAAGGAGGTGGCAGTTCTGAAAGAAAAGATCCACCATCTGGACGACATGCTCAAGAGCCAGCAGAGGAAAGTCCGACACATGATTGAACAG CTCCAGAACTCTCGTATGGTGATCCAGGAGAGGGACCGTGTGATCAGAGAGCTGGAGGAGAAAGTGGCTTTCCTTGAGGCTGAG AACCGGGAGATGCATGACCAGATGGACTACTTCCTGGGAGGGCAAAGGTCAACCTCGTACCTTTCGTCTGAGCGTAACCCTCAGATTGTCTACAG TAAGCCGATCAAGCCGTCCACCTCCTCTAACAAACCGCTCCCGTTCATCAAAGTCATCGAGATCAAGTCGtga